The genomic segment TGCAGAACCGGTGAACCAGCGAGGCCGAACCCCCGACCAGCGCGGCGCCCGGGCGCGGGGCCTGCGCGCGGCGCTCGCCGCCACGGCGCTCCTGGCGACTGCCGGATGCCACATCGACATGTGGGAGCAGCCGCGCGTGAAGCCGCTCGCCCGGAGCGACTTCTTCGCGGACGAGCAGTCGGCCCGGCCGGTGCCCGAGCACACGGTCGCGCGCGGCGAGGCGCGCGCCGCCGACCCCGCCTACTACGCGGGCATCCTGGGTGGCACGCGCGTGCCGATCAACATATCGGCGGGAACTCCGGTTCAGACGGGCATCTTTCGTGGCGCCTACCTCGACGCCATCCCGGCGCGAGCTCTGGCCGCCTTCCCGGGCGCCACGACCCGCGACCGGTGGGAGAACATGCTGCTCCGCGGCCAGAACCGCTTCGACATCTACTGCTCGCCGTGCCACGGACGGCTGGGCGATGGGAACGGCATGATCGCCATACGGGGCCTGAACCTGCGAAGGCAGCCGGCCAACTACCACACGCAGCGGCTGCGCAAGATGCCGCTCGGGCACTTCTACGACGTGCTCACCAACGGTTTCGGCCTGATGCTCGGCTACGGAACGCGCATACCAGACCCCAACGATCGATGGGCCGTCGTGGCCTACATTCGGGCGCTGCAACTCAGCCAGGACGCCGGACTGGGCGCCGTGCCGGCCTCCGAGCGCGGCGTGCTTACGGCCCCGTCGCGGCGCCCGACGCCAGCGGGCGGCGCGAGCCCAGTCGCCGGGCCGGCGGCCGCGGCCCGGCGCGCGCCGGTGGGCGCCAAGGAAGCGGCTACCGGCGCGCCCGCAGCCGCTCCAGGCGCGGCGCCGGGACCCGCCGGGCCGCCGAGGCGTTCCCCGCGGATGCCGCCGGGGCCGGCCGTGGCGCCGCCCGGAATGGAGATGCGATGAGCGAGAACGGCAAGGCGATGGCGGCGGTGGGCCGGCTGCGCGCGGGCGCGCTCGTGGTGGGCGCCATCGGGCTCGTCCTGTGCGTGGTGGGCGGCCTGACCGACCGCGCGGCCTTCTTCCAGTCCTGGCTGTTCGCGTACGTCTTCTGGGTGGGCCTATCGCTCGGCAGCTTCGGCATGGTGCTCCTGCACCACACGGTGCACGGCCGGAGTTGGGGGCGCGTGATCCTGCGCCCACTGGAGGCCGGCGCGCGCACCATCCCGCTGATGGGGCTGCTCTTCGCGCCCATCGTACTCTTCGGCATGCAGGACGTGTTTCCGTGGGCGCGCCCGGAGATGGCGCACGACGCGGTGGTGCAAGCCAAGCGCGCCTACCTGAACGTGCCGTTCTTCGCGGCGCGGTGGATCCTCCTCTTTGCGATCTGGTGGCTCGTGTCGAGCCTGCTCAACCGCTGGTCGCTGGAGCAGGACAGGACCGGGAATCCGGACCTCGCGAGCAAGCGCGCCAACCTGGCGGCGCCGAGCATCGTGCTGCACGTCGCGCTCCTGACCTTCGCGACGACGGACTGGGTGATGTCGATCCAGCCTCACTGGTTCTCGACCATCATCCCGTTCCTGTTCCTGGTGAACCAGTGCCTCTCGGCGACGGCGCTGATGGTCCTGTTCGTGATGACCCAGGCGCACCACAGGCCGCTCTCGGACGCAGTGAACCCGGTCACCTCCAAGGACCTGGGCAACATGCTGCAGATGCTCGTGATGCTCTGGGGCTACCTCTCCGTGTCGCAGTACCTCCTGATCTACTCGGGCAACCTGCCGGAGGAGATCGGCTTCTACCTGGGCCGCATGCGCGGCGGGTGGTGGTACCTGGCGACCATCGTGGCCATCGGCCAGTTCTTCGTGCCTTTCCTGGCGCTGCTCTCGGGCCGCACCAAGCGCACGCCCTGGATGCTGGCCGTGGTCTCGGCCTGGGTCATAGCGATGCGCATCCTTAACGTCTACTGGTACGTGGTGGCCGCCTACCATCCCGGGGCGCTGACCCTCCACTGGACGGCGGTGGCGACGTTCGTCGGCATCGGCGGCGCGTGGCTGGCCGTGTTCGCCGGCGCACTGGCGCGCCACGGCCTGCTGCCGCGTCACGAGCCGCGCGCCGAGGAGGCGGTGCAGTATGCCTGAGCACAGGGCCGAAACCGGCAAGGACTTGCTGAGCAACCTGGGCTACGAGTCGCGCGACATCGTGATGTCGACCATGGTCAAGTGGATCATCGCCCTGGTCGTTCTGATCGCCTTCGGCATCACCGTCCCGGCGGTGCTGTTCTTCATCTTCCGCGGGTACGCCCCGACCGGCGGGGTTCCTTACGCCATCGATCGATCGACGAACCTGCCGCCGGAGCCGCGCATCCAGAGCCGGCCGCGCATGGACCTGCGCGAGTTCCACGACCGCGAGCAAGAGCGGCTCGACACCTACGGCCGCAACCCGCGCACGGGCGCCATCCATGTGCCCATCCAGCAGGCGATCGACGTGCTAGCGGCGCGCGGCCTTCCCGTCCGGACCACGGGAGCGACCCCGCCCGACGCGCGCCAACCCGACGGCGCAGCGGCCGCCACGGAGTCGGCGCCGAGACCTGGCGACCACGAGGGGATCGGCCCGCTCGGCGAGGCCAGCCCCAGAGCACAAGGAGGTAGGTGATGCACGCCCGGATTCCCCTGCGCACGGGCCTCGGCCTGACGTGCGCCGCGGCTGCCCTGGCGTTCTGGCCGGTGGCCGCGGGCGCGCAAGGCAATCTGCGGCGAGGGCTCGCTCCGAACCGCGACGTGGCCTTCCAGCAGAAGCTTGACGCCCAGATCCCTCTCGACGTGCCCTTCCGCGATGAGGCCGGCAAGGAGGTCCGTCTCTCCAGGTACTTCCGGGGCAAGCCGGTCGTGCTCGTGCTCGTCTGGTACAAGTGCCCCAGCATCTGCACGGTCATCCTGGAGGGTATGGTCCGCACCTTCGGCGGCCAGAAGCTCGAGATCGGGAAGGACTATCAGGCGGTCACGGTCAGCATCAACCCACGCGAGACCGCAGGGATAGCCGCCGCCAAGAAGCAGGAGATGGTCGGCCTGCTGGACCGGCCGGGGGCCGCCGACGGCTGGCATTTCCTTACGGGCACCAAGGACTCAATCGACCGGCTGGCGGGCGCCATCGGCTACAAGTATGCCTACGACGCGCGCACCGACCAGTACGCGCACCCGGCTGGCATCGTCGTGGCGACGCCGCTCGGCCGCGTCTCGCACTACCTGTTCGGCGTTGAGTACCGGCCCCGCGACCTCCGGCTCGCCCTGGTTGAGGGCTCGAACAACCAGATCGGCACGCCGGTCGACCAGGTGCTCCTGCTCTGTTACCACTACGACCCGGTCACCGGCAAGTACAGCCTGGCCGTCGCCAACATCCTGAAGATCGCGGGGGGCCTCACCGTGCTCATCCTGGCTACCGCCATCCTGTGGATGCTGCGCATGGAGCGCCGACGCGCGCGGAGCGTGCCGGCGCCCGACGACGCGACGCCCTTCCCGACGGCCTGACCGCAGGAGCGCTCTCGACATGCCCAGGATTCCGCTGCTGCCGCCGCAGGCAAGCAACTTCGCGCAGAGCTTCGACGAGTTGTTCTACGTGTTGCTTCTCCTGTCGGTGTTCTTCGCCGGGCTCGTCTTCAGCCTGATCCTGTTCTTCGCGCTCCGCTACCGCCGCGGCTCGCGCTACAACAGGAGGATGGGTCACCGCGGCCAGCTGGCGCTCGAGATCACCTGGAGCGTGATCCCACTGGTGATCGGCCTCACCATCTTCTTCTATGCCGCCCGGCCGTACGCGATGCTCTACGGCAACGCCCCCTCGGATGCCATGGAGGTCTTCGTCATCGGCAAGCAGTGGATGTGGCATTTCCAGCATCCGGACGGCGTGCGCGAGAACAATGAGCTGCACCTGCCCGCCGGCAAGGCCGTGAAGCTGACGCTGATCTCGCAGGACGTGATCCACAGCTTCTACGTGCCGGCATTCCGCGTACACCGCGACGTGGTGCCCGGTCGATTCACGACGGTGTGGTTCGTGCCGCGCATTCCGGGGCAGTACCACCTGCTCTGCTCGCAGTACTGCGGCACCGAGCACTCGCGCATGACGGGCACCGTCACCGTGATGGAGCCTGCGGCGTACCAGACGTGGCTGGCGAGCGGGGGCCAACGCGAGCAGGTGACGCGCCGGTCGATGGTGCAGGCCGGAGAAGCGCTTTTCGACAGGTTCGCGTGCGTCTCATGCCACGGCTTCGCGCCGGCGCGTGCGCCGTCGCTGGTGGACCTGTACGGTCGCGCGGAGATGCTGGAGAGCGGGCGGACCGTGCTTGCCGACCACGACTACGTGCGCACCTCGATCCTGGAGCCGGACAAGCAGGTGGTTAAGGGCTACCAGCCGATCATGCCGTCCTTCAAGGGGCAGTTCACGGAGGAGGAAGTCCTCGAGTTGATCGCCTTCATCAAGTCGCTTCACACGGGCGATGGGGTCGCGGGCCCACCGACGGGCGCCACGATGCCCTCCGTGCCCGCAAGCGAGGCGCCGCGCCCCACGCGCACAGGCACGCGGCCCTGAGGACGTGTCCGGGCCCAGGGCGCGCCCGGACGCGAGCAAGTGCCGATCGAAAGCAACGGAAACCAGACATGGCGCAACCGGACGAACGCACGAACTACCTGAACTGGAGCCACACGGTCAAGTCGTGGCTCCTGACGACGGACCACAAGCGGATCGCGATCCTCTACATGGTCTCGATCACGGTCATGTTTGCCCTTGGGGGCCTGGCCGCGGCGGTGATCCGAATGGCGCTGGTCGTCCCGCAGGACACCCTGATTCGCCACGAGACCTACAACAAGATGTTCTCGATGCACGGCGTGATCATGGTGTTCCTGTTCCTGGTACCGTCGATACCGGCCGTGCTCGGCAACTTTCTGCTCCCCCTGATGGTGGGAGCCCGCGACCTGGCCTTCCCGCGGCTGAACCTGCTGAGCTGGTACCTGTACATCATCGGCGGCCTGTGCGTCGTGGGCGCCATGCTGGCGGGGGGCGTCGACACCGGCTGGACGTTCTACACGCCCTACAGCAGCATCTACAGCAACTCTCACGTCACGCTGACCATAGTTGGCGTGTTCATCGCCGGGTTCTCATCGATCGCCACAGGCATCAACTTCATCGTGACCACGCACAAGATGCGCGCGCCCGGGCTCACATGGTTCCGGCTGCCCCTCTTCGTCTGGTCGCTGTACGCCACGAGCATCATCTTCGTCCTCGGCACGCCCGTCGTCGCGATCACCCTTGCCCTGGTTGTCGCCGAGCGCGTGGTGCACCTGGGCGTGTTTGACCCGGCGCTTGGCGGCGACCCCATCCTCTTCCAGCATCTGTTCTGGTTCTACTCACACCCGGCCGTCTACATCATGGTCCTGCCGTCGATGGGCGTAGTCAGCGAGCTGGTGCCGTGCTTCTCGCGCAAACGCGCGTTCGGCTACCCCTTCATTGCGTTCTCGAGTCTGGCCATCGCCGTCCTGGGCTTCCTCGTCTGGGGGCACCACATGTTCGTGTCGGGCCAGGCCGTGTGGACGGGAATGGTCTTCTCGTTCCTGAGCTTCCTGATCGCCGTTCCGTCCGCCATCAAGGTCTTCAACTGGACGGCGACCATGTACAAGGGGCGCATCTGGTTCACCGCTCCCATGCTCTATGCGCTCGGCTTCATCGGGCTGTTTACGGTGGGGGGGCTGACCGGCCTTTTCCTGGCCGCGCTGACGGTGGATGTGCACGTCCACGACACCTACTTCGTAATCGCCCACTTCCACTACATCATGGTGGGTGGCGCGATCATGGGCTACATGGGCGGCATCCACTTCTGGTGGCCCAAGATGACCGGCCGGCTCTACCCCGAGGGCTGGGCCAAGCTCGCCGCGGGCATCACGTTCATCGGGTTCAACCTCACCTTCTTCCCGCAGTTCCTCCTGGGCCTGCAAGGGATGCCGAGGCGCTATCACTGGTACCCGCCGGAGTGGCAGTCCCTCAACGTGCTCTCGTCGGCGGGCGCCTCCATCCTGGCCGTCGGCTACGCGATCCCGCTGACCTACCTGATCTGGTCGCTCTGGTATGGAGCGAAGGCGGGCAAGAACCCATGGGGCGCGGTCGGGCTGGAGTGGACGACGACCTCGCCGCCGCCCACACACAACTTCCCGCGGACACCCGTGGTGACCTGGGAAGCCTACGACTACCGCGACGAGGAGCCGCCGACGGAGGAGGAGCGGGAGCCCGTGAGCGTCCCCGCGGGAGGCGAGCGATGAGCGCACAGGCCATCGAGCCGAGCCGGAGCGACGAGCCCTTTCTGGGCGAGCAGTTCGAGAACCGGGACCAGCAGGACGAGGCCTACACGGTCGGGATGTGGACGTTCCTGGCGACCGAGGTGATGTTCTTCGGCGCGCTCTTCCTGTCTTACACGCTCTACCGCTCGCTCCACCCGGAGGTGTTTCGAGCGGCCCACCACTACCTGAGCGTGCCGATGGGCACGATCAACACCGCCGTTCTGCTCACCAGCAGCTTCACCATGGCGCTGGCCGTGCGGGCCTCACAGCTCCGGCAGCGCAGGGTGGTGATGCTCTTCCTTGCCGTGACCAGCGTCCTTGCTCTCGCGTTCCTCGTCATCAAGGGGTTCGAATGGAGCCACGAGTTCGAGGAGAGGCATCTGCCCGGGCCGACGTTCCAGTTCAGCGAGCACCAGCCGCCCGGCGCGACGGTGACAACGGCCGAAGCTGGACGCGTCGGCGCGGTGCTGCCGGGAGACGTACCGCAGATCTTCTTCGTTCTCTACTTCGCCATGACCGGACTGCACGCGATCCACGTCATCGTCGGCATCCTGGTGATGTGGGGGTTGATCGCGTTGCTGGCAGCCGACAGTCCCCTTGTGCGCTACTACATGCCGACGGAGATGGCCGGCCTCTACTGGCACTTCGTCGACATCGTCTGGATATTCCTGTATCCTCTGTTCTACCTGATACCGAGGTGATGCCGTGACCGATCACGCCTCGAACACACATGGCGAGCACACCGGCCATGTACAGCCCGTGAGGGCCTACGCGGCCGTCTACGTGGCGCTCATCGTCCTGCTCGGAGCCACGGTCGGGGTCTACTACATCAGCACGCCCTGGCACTTCCTGAACAACATCATCGCGATGACGATCGCCATCATCAAGGCAACCCTCGTCATCCTGGTGTTCATGGGCGTCCGCTACGGGACGAAGCTGACGTGGCTCTACGTGGCCGCGGGATTCCTGTGGCTGGCCATCATGTTCGTCTTCACGCTGACCGACTACCTGTCGCGGCAGTGGGTGCCGGTCCGCGGCTTCTGACGGGTCACGACTGGGGCTGGAGGGATGGACGGTAGCGGGCAGGGCGAACGGTGGCGGGAAGGCCGGGCGGGCCAACCGGACGGTCGCTCAGGCAAGCGCCCTGAGGACCGCCTCGGCCACCTTGTGGTTGCCGAATGGCGGCATCAGGTAGACTCCCTGCGTGTGCGATCGGGCGTCCAGCAGGAACTGGCGCGCCACGTCCAGTCCGTACCGCCGGCCGTCCTCCTCGGAGAGTTCGCCCATGCGAGCGCGGATGCCCTCCGGGATGCGGATGCCCGGCACCTCGTTATGCATGAACTCGCAGTGGCGAGCGCTGCGCAGCGGAAGCAGGCCAAAAAGCAGCGGCACGCCCACCTCGGCGCAGGCCGCCACCGCCACGTCCAGCACGCGCCGCTCGAACACCGGCTGCGTGTAGACCACCTCGGCGCCCTCCTCCACCTTTCGCTGCAGACGGCGCCGCTCGCCCTCGGCGTCGTCGGCGAGTGGGTCGAACGCGACCGCGATGGTGAAGCTCGTGGGCTGGCCGATGCCGTTGCCCGCCAGATCGATGCCCTCGTTGAACCGTCTCAGGATGCGCACCAGCCCCACCGAGTCCACGTCGTACACCGAGGTGGCGCTCGGGTAGTCGCCGATGTTGGCCGGGTCGCCCGTGACCGCCAGGATGTTGCGCACGCCGAGGGCGTGGGCGCCAAGGAGGTCGGCCTGGACGGCCAGCAGGTTGCGGTCGCGGCAGGCGAAATGCACCATCACCTCCACGCCCGTCTGCTCATGCACCAGGTGCGCCACGCTGGTCGCGTTCATGCGAAGACGCGCCCGAGCACCATCCGAGATGTCGATCATGTCGACGCCGCGCTCCTTGAGCGCGCGGGCGCCCTCGAGGACGCGGCTGATGTCGAGGCCGCGCGGGAGGTCGAGCTCGACGGTCGTCAGGTACTCGCGGCCGAGCTTCTGCCGGAGGGCGGAAGGCGCCGCGCTCGGCGCGGGCCGCTCCGCCGCCTCGCGCTCGCGCACCACCACCCGCTCGCGCGCCTCGCGCGAGACGGGGCGGATTTCGGCCACGGCGCCG from the Chthonomonadales bacterium genome contains:
- a CDS encoding cytochrome c, giving the protein MWEQPRVKPLARSDFFADEQSARPVPEHTVARGEARAADPAYYAGILGGTRVPINISAGTPVQTGIFRGAYLDAIPARALAAFPGATTRDRWENMLLRGQNRFDIYCSPCHGRLGDGNGMIAIRGLNLRRQPANYHTQRLRKMPLGHFYDVLTNGFGLMLGYGTRIPDPNDRWAVVAYIRALQLSQDAGLGAVPASERGVLTAPSRRPTPAGGASPVAGPAAAARRAPVGAKEAATGAPAAAPGAAPGPAGPPRRSPRMPPGPAVAPPGMEMR
- the coxB gene encoding cytochrome c oxidase subunit II — protein: MPRIPLLPPQASNFAQSFDELFYVLLLLSVFFAGLVFSLILFFALRYRRGSRYNRRMGHRGQLALEITWSVIPLVIGLTIFFYAARPYAMLYGNAPSDAMEVFVIGKQWMWHFQHPDGVRENNELHLPAGKAVKLTLISQDVIHSFYVPAFRVHRDVVPGRFTTVWFVPRIPGQYHLLCSQYCGTEHSRMTGTVTVMEPAAYQTWLASGGQREQVTRRSMVQAGEALFDRFACVSCHGFAPARAPSLVDLYGRAEMLESGRTVLADHDYVRTSILEPDKQVVKGYQPIMPSFKGQFTEEEVLELIAFIKSLHTGDGVAGPPTGATMPSVPASEAPRPTRTGTRP
- a CDS encoding bifunctional homocysteine S-methyltransferase/methylenetetrahydrofolate reductase, whose amino-acid sequence is MALTPSELSGILAERILVADGAMGTVLQARDVPPPYDRANLANPDAVLAVHAEYVCAGARLLETNTFGANAIKLAAFALDDRVEEINRRAVRLARAAAAGAGALVAGAIGPCGKALAPVGAVRPDLAEQAFREQAAALLEEGVDLIVLETFNDLDELRIAHRVVRDLADVAIVATKVFIEDGETLSGGLPGRVAAEVAAWDGVVAVGANCAIGPQRMLAVVRGMAEVCAAPLSAMPTPGLPQRIGNAIRYAVTPEYFARYARQLAEAGAGIIGGCCGTGPAHIEAIAGAVAEIRPVSREARERVVVREREAAERPAPSAAPSALRQKLGREYLTTVELDLPRGLDISRVLEGARALKERGVDMIDISDGARARLRMNATSVAHLVHEQTGVEVMVHFACRDRNLLAVQADLLGAHALGVRNILAVTGDPANIGDYPSATSVYDVDSVGLVRILRRFNEGIDLAGNGIGQPTSFTIAVAFDPLADDAEGERRRLQRKVEEGAEVVYTQPVFERRVLDVAVAACAEVGVPLLFGLLPLRSARHCEFMHNEVPGIRIPEGIRARMGELSEEDGRRYGLDVARQFLLDARSHTQGVYLMPPFGNHKVAEAVLRALA
- the ctaD gene encoding cytochrome c oxidase subunit I, translating into MAQPDERTNYLNWSHTVKSWLLTTDHKRIAILYMVSITVMFALGGLAAAVIRMALVVPQDTLIRHETYNKMFSMHGVIMVFLFLVPSIPAVLGNFLLPLMVGARDLAFPRLNLLSWYLYIIGGLCVVGAMLAGGVDTGWTFYTPYSSIYSNSHVTLTIVGVFIAGFSSIATGINFIVTTHKMRAPGLTWFRLPLFVWSLYATSIIFVLGTPVVAITLALVVAERVVHLGVFDPALGGDPILFQHLFWFYSHPAVYIMVLPSMGVVSELVPCFSRKRAFGYPFIAFSSLAIAVLGFLVWGHHMFVSGQAVWTGMVFSFLSFLIAVPSAIKVFNWTATMYKGRIWFTAPMLYALGFIGLFTVGGLTGLFLAALTVDVHVHDTYFVIAHFHYIMVGGAIMGYMGGIHFWWPKMTGRLYPEGWAKLAAGITFIGFNLTFFPQFLLGLQGMPRRYHWYPPEWQSLNVLSSAGASILAVGYAIPLTYLIWSLWYGAKAGKNPWGAVGLEWTTTSPPPTHNFPRTPVVTWEAYDYRDEEPPTEEEREPVSVPAGGER
- a CDS encoding cytochrome c oxidase subunit 3 family protein produces the protein MSAQAIEPSRSDEPFLGEQFENRDQQDEAYTVGMWTFLATEVMFFGALFLSYTLYRSLHPEVFRAAHHYLSVPMGTINTAVLLTSSFTMALAVRASQLRQRRVVMLFLAVTSVLALAFLVIKGFEWSHEFEERHLPGPTFQFSEHQPPGATVTTAEAGRVGAVLPGDVPQIFFVLYFAMTGLHAIHVIVGILVMWGLIALLAADSPLVRYYMPTEMAGLYWHFVDIVWIFLYPLFYLIPR
- a CDS encoding cytochrome C oxidase subunit IV family protein, giving the protein MRAYAAVYVALIVLLGATVGVYYISTPWHFLNNIIAMTIAIIKATLVILVFMGVRYGTKLTWLYVAAGFLWLAIMFVFTLTDYLSRQWVPVRGF
- a CDS encoding SCO family protein, giving the protein MHARIPLRTGLGLTCAAAALAFWPVAAGAQGNLRRGLAPNRDVAFQQKLDAQIPLDVPFRDEAGKEVRLSRYFRGKPVVLVLVWYKCPSICTVILEGMVRTFGGQKLEIGKDYQAVTVSINPRETAGIAAAKKQEMVGLLDRPGAADGWHFLTGTKDSIDRLAGAIGYKYAYDARTDQYAHPAGIVVATPLGRVSHYLFGVEYRPRDLRLALVEGSNNQIGTPVDQVLLLCYHYDPVTGKYSLAVANILKIAGGLTVLILATAILWMLRMERRRARSVPAPDDATPFPTA